The following coding sequences lie in one Ostrea edulis chromosome 8, xbOstEdul1.1, whole genome shotgun sequence genomic window:
- the LOC125662752 gene encoding zinc finger protein 501-like isoform X1: MLTNSTVGDPNMTGKNPDESTVGDPNMTGKNPDESTVGDPNMTEKNPDESTVGDPNMAKQNPGNHTGFPLNGTKHLNENDLCQIADVSSIQPVDKGLLIQRSALIFQGIKDQAVMGFNMSSTDLLISAEGKGNSYGESVEAICETIKTKDQKNDLQKDINTPAGEEPRFKCDVCGKTFNYVGDFKKHLRTHTGEKPFECNICGKLFNQKGNLQTHTRTHTGDKPYQCDVCGKVFNHTGSLRRHMRIHTGDKPYKCDICEKAFSQTGSLQRHMRTHAGEKPDICSMCGKIFSQTEDLHIHMSTHTYDKPYHCGVCGKSFHEKKTLKIHMRMHTGDKPYKCDVCGKAFNQTGTLQRHMRTHAGEKPYRCEVCGKAFNQSGHLQRHMRIHTGDKPYVCDVCGKKFNLRGHLRTHVRIHTGEEPYKCDICEKAFNQAGSLQRHRKTHAGDKPYRCECDTCWKEFIRSGAFQEHKDTYM; this comes from the coding sequence ATGCTTACTAACAGTACTGTAGGAGATCCAAATATGACTGGAAAAAATCCAGATGAGAGTACTGTAGGAGATCCTAATATGACTGGAAAAAATCCAGATGAGAGTACTGTGGGAGATCCAAATATGACTGAAAAAAATCCAGATGAGAGTACTGTGGGAGATCCAAATATGGCGAAACAAAATCCGGGCAACCACACAGGATTCCCTTTAAATGGAACAAAACATCTCAATGAAAATGACCTTTGTCAGATTGCTGATGTTTCCTCTATCCAACCAGTGGACAAAGGTCTCCTAATTCAGAGGAGTGCATTAATTTTTCAAGGCATAAAAGACCAAGCTGTAATGGGGTTCAATATGTCTTCTACAGATTTACTAATTAGTGCAGAGGGAAAAGGTAACAGCTATGGTGAATCTGTGGAAGCTATCTGTGAAACAATTAAAACTAAAGATCAGAAAAACGATTTACAGAAAGATATAAACACACCTGCAGGCGAAGAACCACGTTttaaatgtgatgtctgtgggaaGACATTCAATTATGTAGGGGACTTCAAGAAACACTTGAGAACACATACTGGTGAAAAACCTTTTGAGTGTAATATCTGTGGAAAACTGTTTAATCAAAAGGGAAACTTACAGACACACACGAGGACACACACTGGTGATAAACCTTATCAGTGTGATGTCTGTGGGAAGGTGTTCAATCATACAGGGAGCTTACGGAGGCACATGAGGATacatactggtgataaaccttaTAAATGCGATATCTGTGAGAAGGCATTCAGTCAGACAGGATCGTTACAGAGACACATGAGGACGCATGCCGGCGAGAAACCAGATATATGTAGTATGTGTGGGAAAATATTCAGTCAGACAGAAGACTTACATATACACATGTCGACACATACTTACGATAAACCTTATCATTGTGGTGTTTGTGGGAAGtcatttcatgaaaagaaaacCTTAAAGATTCACATGAGGATGCATACTGGGGATAAACCTTacaaatgtgatgtctgtgggaaGGCATTCAATCAGACAGGAACATTGCAGAGACACATGAGAACACACGCTGGTGAAAAACCTTATAGATGCGAAGTCTGTGGGAAGGCATTCAATCAATCGGGACACTTACAGAGACACATGAGGATacatactggtgataaaccttaTGTATGCGATGTCTGTGGGAAGAAATTTAATCTTAGAGGACACTTGCGCACACATGTGAGGATACACACGGGTGAGGAACCTTATAAATGTGATATATGTGAGAAAGCGTTCAATCAGGCGGGATCGTTACAGAGACACAGGAAGACACATGCTGGTGATAAACCGTACAGATGTGAATGTGACACGTGTTGGAAAGAGTTCATTCGTAGCGGAGCATTTCAGGAACACaaggacacatacatgtaa
- the LOC125662752 gene encoding zinc finger protein 501-like isoform X2 has protein sequence MRSTVGDPNMAKQNPGNHTGFPLNGTKHLNENDLCQIADVSSIQPVDKGLLIQRSALIFQGIKDQAVMGFNMSSTDLLISAEGKGNSYGESVEAICETIKTKDQKNDLQKDINTPAGEEPRFKCDVCGKTFNYVGDFKKHLRTHTGEKPFECNICGKLFNQKGNLQTHTRTHTGDKPYQCDVCGKVFNHTGSLRRHMRIHTGDKPYKCDICEKAFSQTGSLQRHMRTHAGEKPDICSMCGKIFSQTEDLHIHMSTHTYDKPYHCGVCGKSFHEKKTLKIHMRMHTGDKPYKCDVCGKAFNQTGTLQRHMRTHAGEKPYRCEVCGKAFNQSGHLQRHMRIHTGDKPYVCDVCGKKFNLRGHLRTHVRIHTGEEPYKCDICEKAFNQAGSLQRHRKTHAGDKPYRCECDTCWKEFIRSGAFQEHKDTYM, from the exons ATGAGA AGTACTGTGGGAGATCCAAATATGGCGAAACAAAATCCGGGCAACCACACAGGATTCCCTTTAAATGGAACAAAACATCTCAATGAAAATGACCTTTGTCAGATTGCTGATGTTTCCTCTATCCAACCAGTGGACAAAGGTCTCCTAATTCAGAGGAGTGCATTAATTTTTCAAGGCATAAAAGACCAAGCTGTAATGGGGTTCAATATGTCTTCTACAGATTTACTAATTAGTGCAGAGGGAAAAGGTAACAGCTATGGTGAATCTGTGGAAGCTATCTGTGAAACAATTAAAACTAAAGATCAGAAAAACGATTTACAGAAAGATATAAACACACCTGCAGGCGAAGAACCACGTTttaaatgtgatgtctgtgggaaGACATTCAATTATGTAGGGGACTTCAAGAAACACTTGAGAACACATACTGGTGAAAAACCTTTTGAGTGTAATATCTGTGGAAAACTGTTTAATCAAAAGGGAAACTTACAGACACACACGAGGACACACACTGGTGATAAACCTTATCAGTGTGATGTCTGTGGGAAGGTGTTCAATCATACAGGGAGCTTACGGAGGCACATGAGGATacatactggtgataaaccttaTAAATGCGATATCTGTGAGAAGGCATTCAGTCAGACAGGATCGTTACAGAGACACATGAGGACGCATGCCGGCGAGAAACCAGATATATGTAGTATGTGTGGGAAAATATTCAGTCAGACAGAAGACTTACATATACACATGTCGACACATACTTACGATAAACCTTATCATTGTGGTGTTTGTGGGAAGtcatttcatgaaaagaaaacCTTAAAGATTCACATGAGGATGCATACTGGGGATAAACCTTacaaatgtgatgtctgtgggaaGGCATTCAATCAGACAGGAACATTGCAGAGACACATGAGAACACACGCTGGTGAAAAACCTTATAGATGCGAAGTCTGTGGGAAGGCATTCAATCAATCGGGACACTTACAGAGACACATGAGGATacatactggtgataaaccttaTGTATGCGATGTCTGTGGGAAGAAATTTAATCTTAGAGGACACTTGCGCACACATGTGAGGATACACACGGGTGAGGAACCTTATAAATGTGATATATGTGAGAAAGCGTTCAATCAGGCGGGATCGTTACAGAGACACAGGAAGACACATGCTGGTGATAAACCGTACAGATGTGAATGTGACACGTGTTGGAAAGAGTTCATTCGTAGCGGAGCATTTCAGGAACACaaggacacatacatgtaa